One part of the Triplophysa dalaica isolate WHDGS20190420 chromosome 25, ASM1584641v1, whole genome shotgun sequence genome encodes these proteins:
- the si:ch73-347e22.4 gene encoding uncharacterized protein si:ch73-347e22.4, producing the protein MDGKLPPWNIHGSHSSSIPYASGECQEGRDFIGESMPSLSSCMSGAFRALLPDYHGTSSTTNCVKYSYSPDDHCVIRSGAGMSYIENTIERREKLDFMKDDASVTHTLPLKCTQYVPQEQDREMDHGNTHNWTTVIKDALEMSNGMEIGQTLSANVCGPLVDLNPVYKVPQYKELEPNENQDGREVKRGQDPLFALLSEGISKRSTANVQEMVLNQRTNIFAEGCSLSREELGVADIRGHESVSLPGYYRSHTPHSFEGCTRYDEFSGSPFVKQHEEPALQKTPQEPGLSCSHRKTTKICFKDAKVNHETVSDNSAICGLHNFDAQEGSLQTEVTDGNTSVNSQPYPSNYNDQEEMVHQCNLQFSDTNSFVSRLDNNVSTSPKVGWIDGKLSKPVRIETKGSVNTTNTELNLKVQAKFAPEIVSFSNHNSSSVSEIISERSAFSNKMHTDDECKDSIQEQSESDKVCFQENHLKSETVTLESKDVKTDVCDLHVEEKQYPADQGTALAPSGVKTQNSESCEQTLLNNAKESSYHSTLHNLQNILQKYKKTRKQKKSELEKLNGWIDKSTKIGHCSLHDSETLAGAVKQDESRCELAEHDMTTLERDNLLKYDVNPPSQSGKITPKKSKIMPVEEHFVTPSNVPELPCVSLHQPERMADTAETSQNPVHSSSEGFHEKQTPDAGKIIQMDNRNKPSQPVRKAIYGRKRKRISKSRLKAKISTILSVSQSNMSSLEEHFTSHSQVISSLQSSNIDCKQAISRKSPNKKTLQTIDEAQHTLQSSEDSPQTSKDCQTGTRDDIPISLEADHMGFNVKKLQKARRPAIKAFVDKNDTTSLLNGESLVDSVSQTDSTSPTDSSNIQSPQNNQRKPRQKKRADVNEAAETFQDSPALFQQEHTSSPLSKLKENMEMTKATKSVKGKRPLRKNVSDDHETALLDVQTFAATLEQDLLSTAESEASGKKVSKSAASLLDSSPEKTMKARRYSKNHLNSCLAEETSLLSTVSQENSISPLKIDSSSRPKKSRKKTVTKIKDEEEQTIEVNHTAYQQEDLSEIPDPIIASSAAQITLKSKIPAKKGSSHQLENEHPSALWNMQKQEDCVPTSFVHTTPKKSKKVSDIKDNAMHIPTDDQTMPQQNRSSLLQESEASIVPLKKRRFRTPQTLVTNYSLYTASSVHSNEVISPAIGNPAPVTETDYFNVFNQQNIVKMKRSTKKVTRRKKNMIQAISSFEELSCPPTEQKLNSVVTREKKKNPTLDHQFEKDIVNGTASQGESRMFVSTEDVTSIQSSPKKPKKNWLKQIEKNEPELHHSITETANNFKPAQEVDTLSNLPSFLKESVSVTSEPNSFEQKWKAAKRKSNRSKLITETNGFCVSLSEKTLYHTKIKTEAVETDVMVTHRNVQNFSDGQTVKELQSSEKDGSEVDQKDGSIKHEPTLKRPKLFKAPKKKKRKAAKNKRKIPHRIKKEHEIDTTYNRIACDVHSQISDNTTKTSVLPEEPVMSNMFISRKSTRIGIINSCLDVKTASDQVNSTATIDITESSTRLKESLSSSVQAEDCKELNNVPGILIKTMKRGRPRKHKLPVAHLEENIQVSDLFSCQDSTENTIQTATNPVKLNVVQHLKKKRGRKMKKMLSVKQLETDPSQQSVTEPSNTTSSQSVCRRGRKKKNLKAPGRNIRLSYLRVSSRISDQGKAETPSIQQNSTEVLKKVSLKTSRRGTGMKQKLSVKTTIQEEVVTDVKIEQMNRRKPGRRGRPRKVRYFDDLQTQLQPTQQLNDEMCGLLPSNLVKEEEPEHILLDAKIKACTHLRSEKTPETEIANTVVKVDGFTQYSEKHVAMPNKKIVSKTKENTKKPLTCKYCGVSFRHITAFVMHRRIHTGEKPYNCKSCGKTFAQLSKLKSHQNVHKQSDAFPCPCCNQTFSKRQDLLCHFKVHLQEVKTKSEQKERATSSVASSKKLNVCHVCKICKKNFVSQVKLHTHMEVHEAEKPWTCKDCGKRFWKSCSLAVHEKSHWPVKPYACSICGKGFHLLKALKKHSREHTGETPFSCSHCGHAFSALSALRMHQASKTCVAKRSDGECCDVEGFIVSQGAEGQVNTPVFFKCQICKQLFKKWCQYTLHLQTHTSSSPYLCFSCGQCYEKGTEVNVHCEVCCQSSGEEKTCGGSVSEIMQRSELRSNNASDSLQCTGEGECTQVTNDLPEFLRRDAHESPIQRPTAQSPARSEISCTSSLECIEISPSLWKFQCSRCGQRFERYRTLCAHMHTHAPAFRYTCAHCGQSFERWSKLWLHQRRHLVKGRCYSCAQCSLQFRFFSSYKEHMFEHAGQRPYACPLCPETFIQEESLHAHQYESHQLRESLKCDVCSKTFSSLRNLVKHSLLHNGSTSHACLLCGLPFTNTRALQQHLNKHAGYYGLPLPDVPSKPLSFPHQCKRCKAGFSTGDLLYAHQICHSRNARTKVRPDVQSTSKASYIKSRSQKNHLSNLKLDGVPSDKSLYVYSHPDRLYLTPSLFRERHPVIRLDSNGDISDSQNTSPDINSNPSSISEESAVHSQTDSTHLPQENINSESSIKDRANDSIQNTNKTSHKHQRSGFVETSINMELETVHEESEESFECADCTEKLTSVLGLYEHYILHAFGDTYVQVH; encoded by the exons ATGGATGGCAAATTACCGCCATGGAATATTCATGGAAGTCATAGCAGCAGCATTCCCTATGCATCAGGGGAATGTCAGGAG GGCCGTGACTTTATAGGAGAATCCATGCCGTCCCTGTCGTCTTGTATGAGTGGAGCGTTTAGGGCTTTGTTACCAGATTACCACGGAACATCCTCAACAACAAATTGTGTCAAATATTCCTATTCGCCTGATGATCATTGTGTAATCAGAAGTGGTGCTGGAATGAGTTACATTGAGAACACGATAGAGAGGAGGGAAAAACTGGATTTTATGAAAGACGATGCATCAGTCACACATACGCTTCCTCTAAAGTGTACGCAGTATGTGCCACAAGAACAG GACAGAGAAATGGACCACGGAAACACACATAATTGGACGACTGTCATCAAAGATGCTCTAGAGATGAGTAATGGAATGGAAATTGGACAGACTTTATCAGCGAATGTCTGTGGCCCGCTAGTGGACTTGAATCCTGTTTATAAAGTACCTCAATATAAAGAACTTGAACCAAATGAGAATCAGGATGGGCGAGAAGTTAAAAGAGGACAGGACCCCTTATTTGCTCTGTTGTCAGAGGGCATCAGCAAACGTTCAACAGCAAATGTCCAGGAAATG GTGCTTAACCAGAGGACAAACATCTTTGCTGAAGGATGTTCTCTAAGCCGAGAGGAACTTGGAGTAGCTGATATCAGAGGACATGAATCAGTTTCACTACCAGGATATTATAGATCACACACTCCTCATTCATTTGAAGGTTGTACAAGATATGATGAGTTTTCAGGCAGTCCTTTCGTCAAGCAGCATGAGGAACCCGCTCTACAGAAAACACCACAAGAACCTGGGCTATCATGCAGCCATAGAAAAACCACAAAGATTTGCTTTAAAGATGCAAAAGTAAACCATGAAACAGTTTCTGACAATTCTGCTATATGTGGTCTTCATAATTTTGATGCCCAAGAGGGCAGTCTACAGACAGAGGTTACGGATGGAAATACATCAGTTAATTCACAACCTTATCCTTCAAACTATAATGATCAAGAGGAGATGGTTCACCAATGTAATCTGCAGTTTTCTGACACAAACAGCTTTGTCAGTAGACTGGACAACAATGTGTCCACCTCACCAAAAGTAGGATGGATTGATGGCAAACTGTCCAAACCGGTACGAATTGAAACTAAAGGGTCAGTTAACACAACAAATACTGAACTCAATTTGAAGGTGCAGGCAAAGTTTGCTCCTGAAATTGTTTCCTTTTCAAATCATAACTCATCTTCCGTCTCAGAGATCATTTCAGAGCGATCTGCTTTTTCCAACAAAATGCACACTGATGATGAATGTAAGGATTCTATACAAGAACAAAGCGAAAGTGACAAGGTTTGTTTTCAAGAGAACCATTTGAAGAGTGAGACAGTGACATTAGAGTCCAAAGATGTCAAAACGGATGTATGTGACCTTCATGTTGAGGAGAAACAATACCCAGCAGATCAAGGTACTGCACTCGCCCCATCTggagtaaaaacacaaaattctgAAAGTTGTGAACAGACATTATTAAACAATGCTAAAGAAAGCAGTTATCATTCAACTTTACATAATCTACAGAACATATTgcaaaaatacaagaaaacaagaaaacaaaaaaaatcagaacTTGAGAAATtaaatggatggatagataaaTCTACTAAAATAGGTCACTGTTCTCTGCATGATTCAGAGACATTGGCTGGTGCTGTGAAACAAGATGAAAGTAGATGTGAATTAGCTGAACATGACATGACTACATTGGAAAGGGACAACTTACTTAAATATGATGTAAACCCACCTTCACAGAGTGGAAAAATAACTCCAAAGAAAAGCAAAATTATGCCTGTGGAGGAACATTTTGTTACACCGAGTAATGTACCTGAATTACCATGCGTTTCACTTCATCAACCTGAGAGGATGGCAGACACAGCAGAGACCTCACAAAACCCTGTTCACAGCAGCTCTGAAGGTTTTCATGAAAAGCAAACACCAGATGCTGGGAAAATAATTCAAATGGATAATAGGAATAAACCATCACAACCCGTCAGAAAGGCTATTTACGGAAGGAAACGGAAGAGGATTTCAAAGTCGCGTTTAAAAGCAAAAATCTCAACTATTCTTAGCGTGTCCCAAAGCAATATGTCATCTCTAGAAGAGCACTTTACATCACATTCTCAGGTTATATCTAGTCTACAGAGCAGTAATATTGATTGCAAACAAGCAATTTCACGAAAATCCCCAAACAAGAAAACTTTGCAAACAATAGATGAAGCTCAACACACGTTACAAAGCAGCGAAGATTCACCTCAAACATCCAAAGACTGTCAAACTGGAACTCGGGATGATATTCCCATTTCTCTTGAGGCTGACCACATGGGCTTCAACGTAAAGAAACTTCAGAAGGCAAGAAGACCTGCTATAAAGGCTTTTGTGGACAAAAATGATACAACTAGTCTTCTAAATGGAGAATCTTTAGTAGACTCTGTTAGTCAAACTGATTCAACCTCGCCGACAGACTCCTCAAACATTCAGAGCCCTCAGAATAACCAGAGGAAACCTAGACAAAAGAAAAGAGCAGATGTCAATGAGGCTGCTGAAACATTCCAAGACAGTCCAGCATTGTTCCAACAAGAGCATACCTCATCGCCATTATCAAAATTGAAGGAAAACATGGAAATGACCAAGGCCACAAAGTCTGTGAAAGGAAAAAGACCTTTAAGAAAGAATGTAAGTGATGATCACGAAACCGCTCTTTTGGATGTACAGACTTTCGCAGCCACTCTGGAGCAAGATTTACTTTCAACTGCAGAAAGCGAAGCATCTGGCAAAAAAGTCTCAAAATCTGCTGCTTCTTTGTTAGATTCTAGTCCTGAAAAGACAATGAAAGCCAGAAGATATTCTAAAAACCATCTCAATAGTTGTTTGGCGGAAGAAACATCTTTATTATCAACTGTGTCTCAAGAAAACTCAATTTCACCCCTAAAAATTGACTCCTCGAGCAGGCCAAAGAAGTCAAGAAAAAAGACGGTCACCAAAATCAAAGATGAGGAAGAGCAAACAATAGAGGTAAACCATACTGCGTACCAGCAGGAAGATCTGTCTGAGATACCTGATCCCATCATTGCGTCTTCTGCTGCACAGATTACTTTAAAATCCAAAATACCTGCCAAAAAGGGGAGTAGTCACCAACTGGAGAATGAACACCCAAGTGCTCTTTGGAACATGCAGAAACAAGAAGACTGCGTTCCAACATCATTTGTTCACACAACAccaaaaaaatccaagaaagTCTCTGATATTAAAGATAATGCAATGCATATACCCACAGATGATCAAACAATGCCCCAACAAAACAGATCATCTCTACTTCAAGAATCTGAAGCCAGCATTGTTCCTCTGAAGAAAAGAAGATTCAGAACACCGCAAACACTTGTTACAAATTATTCGCTTTACACAGCCAGTTCTGTTCATTCAAATGAAGTGATTTCTCCAGCCATTGGGAATCCAGCTCCAGTCACAGAAACAGACTATTTTAATGTGTTCAATCAACAAAACATAGTAAAGATGAAAAGATCAACAAAAAAAGTGACAAGAcgcaaaaaaaatatgattcaaGCAATCAGCAGTTTCGAAGAACTGTCCTGTCCACCAACTGAGCAGAAACTAAATTCTGTTGTTaccagagagaaaaaaaagaatccaACACTAGATCATCAATTTGAGAAGGACATTGTGAATGGAACAGCAAGTCAGGGAGAAAGTCGTATGTTTGTTTCTACTGAAGATGTTACAAGCATTCAGAGCTCACCGAAGAAGCCAAAGAAAAACTGGCTGAAGCAAATAGAAAAGAATGAGCCAGAATTACATCATAGCATTACTGAAACAGCAAATAACTTTAAGCCAGCGCAGGAAGTAGACACATTGTCAAATCTGCCATCTTTTTTGAAGGAGTCCGTCTCTGTGACGTCAGAACCAAACAGCTTTGAGCAGAAGTGGAAGGCTGCTAAAAGGAAATCGAATAGGTCCAAGTTAATTACAGAAACAAATGGATTTTGTGTTTCGTTGTCTGAAAAAACTCTTTAccatactaaaataaaaactgaagcAGTTGAGACGGATGTTATGGTCACCCATAGAAACGTGCAGAATTTCTCTGATGGTCAGACCGTGAAAGAATTACAGTCCTCTGAAAAAGATGGTTCTGAGGTTGACCAGAAGGACGGCTCAATCAAACACGAGCCTACATTAAAAAGACCCAAATTATTTAAAGCTCCGAAGAAGAAGAAACGAAAAGCTGCTAAAAATAAGAGGAAAATACCtcacagaattaaaaaagaGCATGAAATAGACACAACCTATAACAGAATTGCCTGTGATGTTCATAGCCAAATATCTGATAACACAACGAAGACATCAGTTCTACCAGAAGAGCCAGTGATGTCAAATATGTTCATCTCAAGAAAGTCAACCCGCATAGGAATAATCAACTCATGTCTAGATGTTAAAACTGCATCAGACCAGGTCAACAGCACAGCCACTATAGACATCACTGAGAGTTCTACAAGACTAAAGGAGAGTCTGTCTAGTTCCGTGCAAGCTGAAGATTGTAAAGAACTAAACAATGTCCCTGGGATTTTAATAAAGACAATGAAACGAGGGAGACCCAGAAAACACAAGCTACCAGTAGCACATTTAGAAGAAAACATCCAGGTCTCAGATCTCTTTTCATGTCAAGACAGCACTGAGAATACCATCCAAACAGCAACTAATCCAGTCAAGCTGAATGTTGTTCAACACCTTAAAAAGAAACGGGgaagaaaaatgaagaaaatgttaTCTGTTAAACAGTTAGAAACTGATCCCTCACAACAGAGTGTTACTGAGCCGAGTAACACAACTTCATCACAGAGTGTCTGTAGACGTGGACGTAAAAAGAAGAACTTGAAAGCACCAGGTAGAAACATCAGGTTGTCCTATTTGAGAGTATCCAGCAGAATATCCGATCAGGGAAAAGCTGAAACACCTTCAATCCAACAAAATTCTACAGAAGTGTTGAAGAAGGTATCGTTGAAAACCTCTAGACGGGGGACAGGGATGAAACAAAAACTCAGTGTCAAAACAACAATACAAGAAGAAGTTGTGACGGATGTAAAGATTGAACAGATGAATCGTAGAAAACCGGGTCGGAGAGGACGACCAAGGAAAGTGCGGTATTTTGATGATTTACAAACCCAACTTCAACCAACGCAAcaattaaatgatgaaatgtgtGGCTTACTTCCTAGTAATTTGGTCAAGGAGGAGGAGCCAGAACATATTCTTTTGGATGCAAAAATCAAAGCATGTACTCATCTGAGATCAGAAAAAACACCCGAGACTGAAATTGCTAATACTGTTGTGAAAGTCGATGGCTTTACTCAGTACAGTGAAAAACATGTTGCAATGCCAAACAAGAAAATTGTCTCCAAGactaaagaaaacacaaagaaaccTCTGACTTGCAAATACTGTGGCGTTTCATTTCGGCACATCACAGCATTCGTCATGCACCGGCGCATTCATACAGGTGAAAAGCCCTACAACTGCAAGTCCTGCGGTAAGACTTTTGCTCagctgtctaaactgaaatCCCACCAAAACGTACATAAGCAAAGTGACGCTTTCCCATGTCCTTGCTGTAACCAAACATTCTCGAAGAGACAAGATTTGCTGTGTCATTTTAAAGTGCATCTTCAAGAAGTGAAAACTAAATCTGAGCAGAAGGAGAGAGCTACTTCTTCGGTAGCGTCTTCAAAAAAGCTAAACGTCTGCCACGTTTGCAAAATCTGTAAGAAAAACTTTGTAAGCCAAGTCAAGCTGCATACTCACATGGAAGTGCACGAAGCAGAGAAGCCTTGGACATGTAAAGACTGCGGGAAGAGGTTTTGGAAGTCTTGCAGCCTCGCCGTTCACGAGAAAAGCCACTGGCCTGTTAAGCCGTATGCTTGCTCGATCTGCGGGAAAGGTTTCCACCTGCTCAAGGCACTGAAAAAGCACTCACGAGAGCACACAGGCGAGACCCCGTTCTCCTGCAGTCACTGCGGCCACGCATTCAGTGCCCTGTCTGCGCTTAGGATGCATCAAGCGTCCAAAACGTGTGTAGCGAAGAGAAGTGATGGGGAGTGCTGTGACGTTGAGGGTTTCATTGTGAGTCAAGGAGCGGAGGGTCAAGTGAACACACCGGTTTTCTTCAAGTGCCAAATATGCAAACAGCTCTTCAAAAAATGGTGCCAGTACACTCTTCACCTTCAGACTCACACCAGTTCATCTCCATACCTTTGTTTTTCTTGCGGACAGTGTTATGAAAAGGGTACAGAGGTCAATGTTCATTGTGAGGTGTGCTGCCAGTCGAGCGGGGAGGAGAAAACATGTGGAGGGTCAGTCTCTGAAATCATGCAACGCTCTGAATTGCGTTCAAACAATGCCTCGGATTCTTTACAGTGTACAGGAGAAGGGGAATGTACACAAGTGACCAATGACCTTCCAGAATTTTTGAGAAGAGATGCTCACGAATCACCCATCCAACGTCCAACTGCCCAATCACCAGCTCGCTCTGAAATAAGCTGTACTTCCTCTCTAGAATGTATTGAAATCTCTCCAAGCCTTTGGAAATTTCAGTGTTCACGTTGCGGTCAGCGTTTCGAGCGATACAGAACGTTATGCGCTCATATGCATACCCACGCTCCCGCTTTCAGATACACCTGCGCACATTGCGGACAATCCTTCGAGCGGTGGAGTAAACTTTGGTTGCATCAGCGACGTCATCTCGTGAAAGGCCGTTGCTACTCTTGCGCACAGTGCAGTCTGCAGTTTCGCTTTTTTAGCTCTTACAAAGAGCACATGTTCGAGCACGCGGGTCAGAGACCGTACGCGTGTCCGCTCTGTCCCGAAACCTTCATCCAGGAGGAAAGCTTACATGCTCACCAATACGAGTCTCATCAGCTTCGTGAAAGTCTCAAGTGTGACGTCTGTTCTAAGACCTTCAGTAGTTTAAGAAACTTAGTCAAGCACAGTCTTCTGCACAACGGTTCTACCTCTCACGCTTGTCTCCTTTGCGGTCTCCCGTTCACAAATACTAGAGCATTACAGCAACACTTGAACAAGCATGCCGGTTATTACGGACTTCCGCTGCCCGACGTCCCCTCAAAACCGCTTAGTTTCCCCCATCAATGCAAGAGATGCAAAGCTGGTTTCTCGACTGGAGATTTGCTCTACGCTCATCAGATATGTCATTCAAGGAATGCAAGAACTAAAGTCCGTCCAGATGTTCAGTCTACCTCAAAAGCATCATATATAAAATCCCGCTCTCAAAAAAATCACTTATCGAACCTCAAGCTGGATGGCGTACCCAGCGATAAAAGCCTGTATGTTTATTCCCACCCTGACAGGCTCTATCTGACCCCTAGTTTATTCCGAGAAAGACATCCAGTCATTCGTTTGGACTCTAATGGAGACATCTCCGACTCTCAGAATACCAGTCCAGATATAAACTCAAATCCATCATCCATCAGTGAAGAATCTGCGGTCCACTCTCAAACTGACAGCACACATCTACCTCAGGAAAACATAAACTCAGAGTCAAGCATTAAAGACAGGGCAAATGATAGCATTcagaatacaaataaaaccagtCATAAGCATCAGAGGTCTGGGTTTGTGGAGACCAGCATTAACATGGAGCTTGAAACTGTCCATGAAGAGTCAGAGGAGAGCTTTGAATGTGCAGATTGTACTGAAAAACTAACCAGTGTTTTGGGCCTTTACGAACATTACATACTACATGCATTTGGGGACACATATGTACAAGTACATTGA
- the apoea gene encoding apolipoprotein Ea — protein MKFAAVILALAIISGCHGGFLLNDDPNKTLQEQVDLFMSRLSEVANAKEMRDSIQNTQIGRELDTLISDIMRELQMYSEDVQNKLAPYAQETALKFKDDLQLLANKLRTHMEEAKERVTEYTQELQTMVEQNTDEVKNKFNAYIRKLKKRLSKDTQEINKKLSTFFEELRSRAAQSMEDIKARLEPYFSDMLQRAEDKLTTLGELLKSQAEVIKDQLESQMQDLKEKAEKTTENLRAAVQNRAEELQKWFQS, from the exons ATGAAGTTTGCAGCTGTAATCCTCGCTCTAGCCATTATTTCAG GCTGCCATGGGGGCTTCTTGCTTAATGATGACCCAAACAAGACCTTGCAGGAGCAAGTGGATTTGTTCATGAGCCGGCTATCTGAGGTGGCCAATGCTAAGGAGATGAGGGACAGCATCCAGAACACCCAGATCGGCAGAGAATTAGA CACTCTGATCTCTGACATCATGAGGGAACTGCAAATGTACAGTGAAGATGTGCAGAACAAACTGGCCCCCTATGCACAGGAGACAGCCCTGAAATTTAAAGACGACCTGCAACTTCTTGCAAATAAGCTTCGCACACACATGGAGGAAGCTAAGGAACGTGTCACTGAATACACTCAGGAGCTTCAGACCATGGTGGAGCAGAACACTGATGAAGTCAAGAACAAGTTCAACGCTTACATCCGAAAACTAAAGAAACGTTTGAGCAAGGACACCCAGGAAATCAACAA GAAACTGTCAACATTCTTCGAGGAACTTCGCTCTCGCGCTGCTCAGAGTATGGAAGACATAAAGGCTCGCCTTGAACCATACTTCTCTGACATGCTTCAGCGTGCCGAAGACAAGCTGACAACTCTGGGAGAGCTGCTGAAGAGCCAGGCTGAAGTAATTAAAGACCAGCTGGAATCACAAATGCAGGATCTCAAAGAGAAAGCTGAGAAGACCACCGAGAATTTGCGTGCCGCCGTTCAGAATAGGGCAGAAGAGCTCCAGAAATGGTTTCAGTCCTAA